Within the Plesiomonas shigelloides genome, the region ATGCCCTGTCCTTATCTGCCCACCTATCCATTTTTATCCCCATGCCTACCCGCAATCACAGCCATGGTGCACAGCGCACGGTAATGCTTGGTTACACAGTACGGCCACGCAAAACGCGCTAACCATAGCCAAGCGTCGCCCTACGATCTATGGTTAGCAGCATCGCACCTTTTTTATTCGATTGACGTTATCCCTGTCCGGCTCTGACTCCTGATGAGTCGGCCCGTCTCAGGCTGAGGATCTCTTCATGCACTTCTCGCAATTTGGCGAAAAATTCATGCGTCCTGCCGGCGTAACCCAGATGATGAGCGATCTGGAAGACGGTATCTACAGCGCCGATACCGTGATGTTAGGCGGAGGCAACCCCGCTTCCATCCCCGAAATAGAGGCGTATATTGCACAGCAACTGGCCACGCTGCAGCAGCAAGGTGAGCTGCGTGAGCTGGTGTGTAACTACAGCCCTCCGCCACGTGGGGAGGATTTTGCCACTACCTTATGTCGGCTATTTAATCAGCTGTATGACTGGGATCTCACCCCCGACAACATTGCCCTGACCAACGGCAGCCAGTGCGCCTTTTTCTACCTGTTTAACCTGTTTGCCGGCCATGATGCACACGGTCGCCAACGCAAAGTGTTATTTCCCCTTAACCCAGAGTACATCGGCTATACCGATGCTGGCTTAGAAGCCGGTCAGTTTATCTCGACCCATCCGCATATTCAGATGCAGGATGATGGCTTTTTCAAATACCACATCGATTTCGAGCGCCTGCCGCTGGATGACAATACCGGCCTGATTTGTGTCTCACGCCCAACCAATCCCACCGGCAACGTGATCACCGATAGTGAGCTCGAACGCCTGAGCGAGTTGGCGCAGCAACATGATATTCCGCTGCTGATTGATAATGCCTACGGTCAACCGTTCCCCGACTTGCTGTACAGCAGCGCCTCGTTGCCGTGGAACAGCCACACTATCTTGTGCATGAGCTTGTCCAAAATCGGTTTACCGGGCACCCGCTGCGGACTGGTGATCGCCGCGCCGGAGATTATCCGCGCTATTCGTAACCTCAACAGCATCATCAGTTTGTCCGTCAATGCCTTAGGCCCGTTGTTGCTGCAAGAGATGATCCAGCGTAACGATTTGCTCGACCTGTGCCAGAGCATCATCCGGCCGTATTACCAGAATAAAATCAATAAAGCGGTACACCTGCTGCGGCGCCATCTGTCGGCTTCGCTCTGTCAGGTGCATCGTCCGGAAGGGGCATTTTTCCTCTGGCTGTGGTTCCCGAAACTTACCATCAGCACCGATGAGCTGTACCAGCGTCTCAAGGCGCGCAAAGTGATTGTGGTGCCGGGCAGCTTCTTTGAGCTGGGTCTGGATGCACCGTGGCCACATTTGCGCCAATGCATCCGGATCACCGTGATCCCCGATGCCGCCACCTTGGATCGTGGCCTGAAGATCATCGCCGATGAAGTGATCCGCGCCAGCGCCTGATCCGCCACGTACACCGCACACCCAACACCACAGCGCAGTCACCGATAAGGAGCTCACTGCGCCGTGGTGCTTTTTTCTCGACCTCTCTTTTTTAGCTCTGCCAACCGGCACGTCTCGACGCGTCAACGTGATTAAATTTGCCGCACTTTCCCTTGCCGATTGCGCCCTTATGCCGTTATGGTAAGAAAAAAACGCTGCGTTATTGCTCAATATGACGCAATGGCACTCCATATCGGCACAGGAAGTGATTTTCCCTTATGAACTGGTCTTTGTTTGGTGACAAATTTACCCGGCAAGCTGGCATTACCCAGCTGATGGACGATTTGAATGACGGACTGCGCACGCCGGGTGCCATCATGCTCGGCGGCGGGAATCCGGCGCGCATCCCGCAGATGCAAGATTACTTTACCGAGCGCTGCCGTCACCTGCTCGACAGCGGTGAGCTCACCGATGCGCTGTGTAACTACGACGGTCCGCAAGGCAAAGACAGCTTCTTGCACGCATTAGCCGCTTGGCTGCAACAGCAGTTTGGCTGGCCACTGACCGCCGAACACATCGCCCTGACCAACGGCAGCCAGAGTGCCTTTTTCTATCTGTTCAACTTACTAGCCGGCCCAAATGCTGAAGGTCAGCAAAAGCGGATTTTATTTCCACTGGCACCCGAATACTTGGGCTACACCGACGGCGGCCTGCAAGACGCGCAGTTTCTGGCCCATCGCCCCCTGATTGAAGAGCTGGATGACGGCTTTTTCAAATACCATATCGACTTTGATACCTTGCCGCTCGATGAGGATATCGGCCTGATTTGCGTGTCGCGCCCCACCAACCCCACCGGCAATGTGCTGACCGATCAGGAAATTACCCGCCTCGATGAACTCGCTCGTGCCCATCGCATTCCGCTGCTCATCGACAACGCTTACGGTTTGCCGTTTCCCGGCATCATCTTCAATGATGCTAAACCACACTGGAATGACAACACCATCTTGTGCATGAGCCTGTCTAAACTGGGGCTCCCGGGTCTGCGCTGCGGCATTGTGATAGCCCACCCACGCATCATTCGCGCAATCGGCAACCTCAATGGCATTATCTCGCTGGCTCCCGGCAGTGTCGGACCTGCGCTGGCACTCGACATGCTGCGCCGTGGCGATCTGCTGCGCTTAAGTGAACAGGTGGTTCGTCCGTTTTATCAGCAACGCTTGAGCCAGACTCTCGCCATTTTGCGCCGTTATCTGCCCGCTAGCCGCTGTAAAATCCACCAGCCAGAAGGGGCGCTATTTTTATGGTTGTGGTTTGCAGGGCTACCTATCTCGACCCAAACCCTGTACGAGCGCCTCAAAGCGCGCGGTGTGCTGGTGGTTCCCGGCTGTCATTTCTTCACGGGGCTCGCGCAGCCGTGGCGGCATGCCGATGAGTGCATTCGCATGAACTATGTGCCTGAGCCAGAGTTGATTGAGCAAGGTGTGAAAATCTTAGCCGAAGAAATTGAGCGGGCGTGGCAGGAAGCGGACGCGGCACAGCCATTGAGCAAGTAAAGCGGCGCGCAAAAATATAGCGACTAACACAGACATAAAACAAACATACAGCAGACATAAAAAAACCCCGGTTAAACCGGGGTTTTTGTTTTCAAGCACCTGACATCAGAGGTCAGCGCGGCTTATTTTTTTACACACATTACGTGGTAAACGCCGTGCTCTTTCTCAGCACCTTCAGTTTCGTGTTCGAAACCTGGGAAGGTGTCATCCCACGCTTGCAGCGCTTTCAGGTAGCCAATTTGTGGGCTGTTGTCATCGCCGAAGTTTTCGCCGGACATCAGCATTGGGATACCAGGTGGATAAGGAATCACAGAGTTCGCGGCAGTACGGCCAGCCAGCTCGTTAACAGATACCAGCTCAACATTGTCAGCCACCAATTGGCCATATGCTTTACGTGGCAGCATATCCATTTGTGGCAGAGTAGAGTAAGCCAGGTTCAGTTTCACGCTTGGGTTGTGAGTCTTCAGGAAGTCGATCATCTTGTCGCCCAGATCGTGCATACCCAGACCTGCGTACACTTCTGGTGCAGTGGCTACCAGACCTGGCAGAACTTCTTCCAGTGGAGTGTTGGCATCGTAGTGCTTTTTGAACGCCATCAGGCTGTTCATCAGAGTCACCCACTTACCTTTGGTTACGCCCATGGAGAACAGGAACATAACTTGGAAGTCAGTGGTACGGGTAGGAACGATACCTACGCTAGACAGATAAGCAGTTACCAGTGCAGCTGGAACGCCTTTCTCTTGCAGAGAACCGTCTTTGTTCAGACCCGGAGTCAGCAGGCTCACTTTAACTGGATCCAGCATTACCCAATCTTCATCCAGATCGGCAAAGCCGTGCCATTCGTCACCTGGGTTCAGTTTCCAGCAAGACTGTTCAGAGCTCAGCAGAGAAACTGGCGCTTCAGCGAAGTCATAAGACTCACCGCTTACTGGGTCGATAACAGTTTCTGGGTTCCAAGGCTTGAAGAACCAATCGTTGTTCTTCTCAGCATCGTGGAAAGAGCGCGCTACTGCTTGACGGAATTCAACCGCTTCAGTGATCACTTCAGTGGTCAGGTTGATACCTTGCTGACCATCCATCATCGCTGCCGCAACGTCGTTGGACGCAGCGATAGAGTACAGCGGAGAAGTGGTCGCGTGCATCATGTACGCTTGGCTGAATTGCTCT harbors:
- a CDS encoding valine--pyruvate transaminase; amino-acid sequence: MNWSLFGDKFTRQAGITQLMDDLNDGLRTPGAIMLGGGNPARIPQMQDYFTERCRHLLDSGELTDALCNYDGPQGKDSFLHALAAWLQQQFGWPLTAEHIALTNGSQSAFFYLFNLLAGPNAEGQQKRILFPLAPEYLGYTDGGLQDAQFLAHRPLIEELDDGFFKYHIDFDTLPLDEDIGLICVSRPTNPTGNVLTDQEITRLDELARAHRIPLLIDNAYGLPFPGIIFNDAKPHWNDNTILCMSLSKLGLPGLRCGIVIAHPRIIRAIGNLNGIISLAPGSVGPALALDMLRRGDLLRLSEQVVRPFYQQRLSQTLAILRRYLPASRCKIHQPEGALFLWLWFAGLPISTQTLYERLKARGVLVVPGCHFFTGLAQPWRHADECIRMNYVPEPELIEQGVKILAEEIERAWQEADAAQPLSK
- a CDS encoding valine--pyruvate transaminase encodes the protein MHFSQFGEKFMRPAGVTQMMSDLEDGIYSADTVMLGGGNPASIPEIEAYIAQQLATLQQQGELRELVCNYSPPPRGEDFATTLCRLFNQLYDWDLTPDNIALTNGSQCAFFYLFNLFAGHDAHGRQRKVLFPLNPEYIGYTDAGLEAGQFISTHPHIQMQDDGFFKYHIDFERLPLDDNTGLICVSRPTNPTGNVITDSELERLSELAQQHDIPLLIDNAYGQPFPDLLYSSASLPWNSHTILCMSLSKIGLPGTRCGLVIAAPEIIRAIRNLNSIISLSVNALGPLLLQEMIQRNDLLDLCQSIIRPYYQNKINKAVHLLRRHLSASLCQVHRPEGAFFLWLWFPKLTISTDELYQRLKARKVIVVPGSFFELGLDAPWPHLRQCIRITVIPDAATLDRGLKIIADEVIRASA